One genomic window of Medicago truncatula cultivar Jemalong A17 chromosome 1, MtrunA17r5.0-ANR, whole genome shotgun sequence includes the following:
- the LOC11410748 gene encoding increased DNA methylation 2, whose translation MSKSQNRMEQPNQYQTTLALLEPKPKNLNSNNLNDDQCFLLYFIMGTYFGPDINGDKKSVLQIVAEGLPSYTREQLTNSYMKVSELERIYYYILRNVDKSLTVKLTFLRRFIQGLEGSSNCNYPQFTDLFPLELHPQSMFKGNRFKIIENIVFIDNPEVFFFSQEDIERFKRLSGLEDFVVDKDVARLYNCMDGSGLRNKSVVKVEHKKIIPLPLPELQSSSRKTSSRKVTESDDFSDLKYQLPHAHAVTPISCVPFNGGMGLDGEGDSVKVGAPAALFLPSRPTKKEWSNIVAATNSGFALTGSAAMGQIGPIMGLVDIGECEDSYLFRMSLPGVKRDDKEFSCEVDTDGKVFIQGITTTGEKTVSMRTQVFEMQTQNLCPAGQFSITFQLPGPVDPHQFSGNFGTDGILEGIVVKRKPR comes from the exons ATGTCTAAGTCTCAAAATAGAATGGAACAACCTAACCAATATCAAACAACCTTAGCACTATTAGAACCCAAACCCAAAAACCTAAATTCCAATAACCTTAATGATGATCAATGTTTTCTCCTTTACTTCATTATGGGAACGTACTTTGGTCCTGATATCAATGGTGACAAAAAATCAGTGTTACAGATAGTAGCTGAAGGATTACCTTCATACACACGTGAGCAATTAACAAATTCTTATATGAAAGTATCTGAATTGGAACGAATTTACTATTATATACTTAGGAATGTTGATAAATCATTAACGGTAAAGTTAACCTTTTTGCGCCGGTTCATTCAAGGGCTGGAAGGTTCCTCCAATTGCAATTACCCTCAGTTTACTGATTTGTTCCCACTTGAATTACACCCTCAGTCTATGTTCAAAGGTAATAGGTTTAAGATCATTGAAAATATTGTGTTTATTGATAACCCGGAAGTGTTTTTCTTCAGTCAAGAGGATATTGAAAGGTTCAAGAGATTGAGTGGATTGGAGGATTTTGTTGTGGACAAAGATGTTGCTAGATTATATAATTGTATGGATGGTAGTGGTTTGCGTAATAAGTCAGTTGTGAAGGTTgagcataaaaaaattatcccaTTGCCTTTGCCTGAGCTTCAATCTTCTAGTAGGAAAACTAGTTCTCGAAAAGTGACTGAAAGTGATGATTTTTCTGATCTTAAGTACCAACTGCCACATGCCCATGCTGTGACCCCTATTAGCTGTGTGCCGTTTAATGGTGGTATGGGTCTTGATGGTGAAGGTGATTCTGTTAAAGTTGGTGCTCCGGCTGCGTTATTCCTTCCTTCTCGTCCTACTAAGAAGGAATGGTCTAACATTGTGGCTGCTACCAACAGTGGTTTTGCATTGACAGGAAGTGCGGCTATGGGGCAGATTGGTCCCATTATGGGACTTGTGGACATTGGAGAGTGTGAAGACTCTTACCTATTTCGTATGTCTCTCCCTGGTGTGAAGAGGGATGATA AGGAATTCAGCTGCGAGGTTGACACAGATGGCAAAGTATTTATTCAGGGAATAACCACAACAGGAGAGAAGACTGTATCAATGCGCACTCAGGTATTTGAAATGCAAACTCAAAACCTCTGCCCAGCAGGCCAATTCTCAATCACATTTCAGCTACCAGGCCCTGTAGATCCTCATCAATTCTCAGGTAATTTTGGTACTGATGGGATTCTTGAAGGAATAGTTGTGAAAAGAAAACCTAGGTGA